From one Hirundo rustica isolate bHirRus1 chromosome W, bHirRus1.pri.v3, whole genome shotgun sequence genomic stretch:
- the LOC120764969 gene encoding uncharacterized protein LOC120764969, with the protein MFYVVLQYVDDIFLAATERDICSQLTISLLNMLGQGGYRVSRDKAQLDAPIDSPDWELFTDGSSFVENGTRYAGYAVVTTLQVIEAKALPPGTSAQKAEIRALTRALELSKGKRVNVWTDSKYAFGVVHVHGALWKERGLLTSQGSTIKHRDEILLLLEAVREPEAVAVMHVPGHRREDGKIYQGNRLADKTAKRVAKEIRIQSALIPAKGNPADSYMKDEPPYLPDDVKLAHLVKAQKNDKGRYVTATGQVVVPAKIMRAILETEHYKCHWGAEALVKFLKNEVISNQMLTMAKRVNATCPTCVKNNPLVRKQVQMGGLKVGPQPGDYWQIDFSELPKAQENPVHDISPGDHVYVRNWSVEPLKESWNGPYQVLMTTYTSVKVAGIDNWIHYTRVKKVPTRWEVQPITDTRMVFRTKP; encoded by the exons ATGTTCTATGTGGttctccaatatgtggatgatatttTCCTAGCAGCTACAGAACGAGACATCTGCTCCCAATTAACCATAAGCCTTCTGAACatgctgggacaaggaggataTCGAGTTTCGcgagacaaagcacagctg gatgcaCCGATCGATAGCCCAGACTGGGAGTTGTTCACCGACGGGTCCAGCTTTGTCGAGAACGGCACCAGGTATGCGGGTTATGCGGTAGTCACAACTCTTCAAGTAATAGaagcaaaggctcttccccctggaacctcggctcaaaaagcagaaattagagcctTAACTCGAGCCCTCGAattgagcaaaggaaagagggtcaatgtttggactgattcaaaatatgcctttggggtggtgcatgtacatggagctctgtggaaagagcgGGGATTGTTAACGTCTCAAGggtcaacaataaaacatagggACGAGATCCTACTCCTGTTAGAGGCTGTAAGAGAACCCGAGGCAGTAGCAGTAATGCATGTGCCAGGACACcgaagagaagatggaaagatatacCAAGGTAATCGATTGGCAGATAAAACGGCTAAAAGAGTAGCGAAGGAAATAAGGATTCAATCAGCTCTTATTCCAGCTAAGGGAAATCCGGCGGATTCCTACATGAAAGATGAGCCTCCATACCTACCAGATGACGTGAAGTTGGCCCACCTggtgaaagctcagaagaatgacaaagggCGGTATGTAACAGCAACCGGGCAGGTAGTAGTACCTGCGAAGATAATGCGAGCAATCTTGGAGACTGAACATTACAAGTGCCACTGGGGAGCGGAGgccttggtaaaatttttaaagaatgaggtaaTCTCTAATCAGATGTTAACAATGGCAAAGCGGGTTAATGCAACCTGTCccacttgtgtgaaaaataatcccctagTGCGAAAACAGGTTCAGATGGGAGGGTTAAAGGTAGGCCCACAGCCCGGAGACTACTGGCAAATAGACTTTTCGGAGCTGCCTAAAGCCCAag AGAACCCAGTTCATGACATCTCGCCGGGAGACCATGTGTACGTGAGAAATTGGAGCGTGGAGCCTCTgaaggagtcatggaatggcCCCTACCAAGTGCTGATGACCACGTATACCTCCGTCAAGGTCGCTGGGATTGATAACTGGATACACTacaccagggtgaagaaggtaCCGACGAGATGGGAGGTGCAGCCCATAACGGACACCCGGATGGTATTCCGAACAAAGCCCTGA